Proteins found in one Paenibacillus dendritiformis genomic segment:
- a CDS encoding MTH1187 family thiamine-binding protein, whose protein sequence is MALAEITVIPIGTESTSLSSYVADMQRAIEQVDGIVYELTAMGTIIEGPLDRLFEAIRALHESPFQSGASRVSTVVKIDDRRDKAGSIGQKLASVREKLEH, encoded by the coding sequence ATGGCGCTGGCAGAGATTACGGTCATTCCTATCGGGACGGAGTCGACGAGCTTGAGCTCGTACGTCGCCGATATGCAGCGTGCGATCGAGCAGGTCGACGGCATCGTCTACGAGCTGACGGCGATGGGGACGATTATTGAAGGACCGCTGGATCGATTGTTCGAGGCGATCCGCGCATTGCACGAGAGCCCGTTCCAGAGCGGGGCTTCCCGGGTATCGACCGTCGTCAAAATCGACGATCGCCGCGACAAGGCTGGCTCAATCGGGCAGAAGCTGGCTTCCGTGCGGGAAAAGCTGGAGCATTAA
- a CDS encoding glycerophosphodiester phosphodiesterase: MNTLNLRTRRPFQMIRGVLQVWKYAYRPFLLFELFYKLMTIGLFIPFVSIVFNKILEIGGFGAAANHDLLRFALSRYGLLSLVLLAPVAMMLIYTELAVLIYIAYYGMQGQTVRLRAVVLKALSRLPGLWRIGIFGLALYLLLLFPLLNTGFGSSLLPNVTIPNFITGELMKTSTGTAAFVLFFTIVAILNLLCIYALPILVLEDSNRFWRAFAKSARLFWKSKWSILRAVGEWVLAFVLIVAVFIALIAAVIAVLPESLPETAIVTVGFVISFGVYVMTLVMTPLFITVVTRLYVRYAGKKHISLHSGELDITEGHTRAERRLFASQHRPKLALFGLMMLIAVGWGVTALLTDWGEAKDEFVIIAHRGNVNTGVENTLDAFEGAVEAGADYIELDILQTKDRKLAVIHDHNLKRLARHNVNVYDLTLAELQDIPLFQNGYAGRVPSLDEVLDAMKGRIRLNLELKTHGYETPDYVSSFIDTIRRHQAENEVVVSSLEYDLLQEVKEKAPELKVGYIIYATFAPLNRFDADFFVVEEAFVTARLVASAKLIGKPLYVWTINDPERAAHFYSLGVDGIITDIPKEAREAVKELGGDPVFLLELE, encoded by the coding sequence ATGAACACCTTGAACCTACGGACGCGGCGTCCGTTCCAAATGATTCGCGGGGTGCTGCAGGTCTGGAAATACGCCTATCGGCCCTTTCTTCTTTTCGAGCTGTTCTACAAGCTAATGACAATCGGGTTATTCATCCCGTTCGTGTCGATCGTTTTCAACAAAATATTGGAGATCGGCGGCTTCGGGGCCGCCGCCAATCACGATCTGCTGCGCTTCGCCCTGAGCCGGTACGGATTGCTTAGTCTCGTCCTGCTCGCTCCGGTGGCAATGATGCTGATTTATACCGAATTGGCCGTTCTTATTTATATCGCTTATTATGGGATGCAAGGCCAAACGGTCCGGCTGCGCGCCGTCGTGCTCAAAGCATTGTCCCGCCTTCCCGGGCTGTGGCGCATTGGGATATTCGGTCTGGCGCTGTACCTGCTGCTGCTGTTCCCGCTGCTAAATACGGGCTTCGGCTCCTCGCTGCTGCCGAACGTCACGATTCCGAACTTCATTACGGGAGAGCTGATGAAGACCAGCACCGGAACGGCGGCATTTGTCCTGTTTTTCACGATCGTCGCCATTTTGAACCTGCTCTGCATCTATGCGCTGCCCATCCTTGTGTTGGAGGATTCGAACCGGTTCTGGCGCGCCTTCGCGAAGAGCGCCCGCCTGTTCTGGAAGAGCAAATGGTCGATTCTCCGGGCCGTCGGCGAATGGGTGCTCGCGTTCGTGCTGATCGTCGCCGTCTTCATCGCCCTGATCGCCGCGGTGATTGCGGTACTGCCGGAAAGCCTGCCCGAGACGGCTATCGTCACGGTCGGGTTCGTCATCAGCTTCGGGGTCTACGTGATGACGCTCGTCATGACGCCCCTGTTCATCACCGTCGTCACCCGGCTCTATGTCCGCTATGCCGGGAAGAAACACATCTCCCTGCATTCGGGGGAGCTGGATATCACCGAGGGCCATACTCGGGCGGAGAGACGTCTGTTCGCTTCCCAGCATCGCCCGAAGCTGGCCCTGTTCGGCCTGATGATGCTCATTGCAGTCGGCTGGGGCGTAACGGCGCTGCTGACCGACTGGGGCGAGGCGAAGGATGAGTTCGTCATTATCGCCCACCGCGGGAATGTGAATACAGGAGTCGAGAATACACTGGACGCGTTCGAAGGGGCCGTCGAGGCCGGGGCCGATTACATTGAGCTCGATATTTTGCAGACGAAGGATCGGAAGCTGGCCGTCATTCACGACCATAATCTGAAGCGCCTCGCGCGGCACAATGTCAACGTCTATGATCTGACTCTGGCCGAGCTGCAGGACATTCCGCTCTTCCAGAACGGCTACGCCGGACGCGTTCCTTCGCTGGATGAAGTGCTGGATGCGATGAAGGGCCGCATCCGCCTCAACCTCGAGCTGAAGACGCATGGCTATGAGACGCCGGACTATGTCTCCAGCTTCATCGATACGATCCGCCGGCATCAGGCCGAGAATGAGGTTGTCGTGTCCAGTCTCGAGTATGATCTGCTTCAAGAGGTGAAGGAGAAGGCTCCCGAGCTGAAGGTCGGCTACATTATTTACGCCACCTTCGCGCCGCTGAACCGGTTCGACGCCGACTTCTTCGTCGTGGAGGAAGCGTTCGTCACCGCCCGCCTGGTCGCCTCCGCCAAGCTGATCGGCAAGCCGCTCTATGTATGGACGATTAACGACCCGGAACGGGCGGCCCATTTCTATTCGCTCGGGGTCGACGGCATTATTACCGATATCCCGAAGGAAGCGAGAGAAGCTGTCAAGGAGCTCGGGGGGGATCCGGTCTTTTTGCTTGAGCTGGAGTAG
- a CDS encoding Glu/Leu/Phe/Val family dehydrogenase — protein sequence MLQREQAEVLNPYEIVQKQIDAAAAKLQLPEHVTELLKKPKRVLSVSFPVRMDDGTVRIFDGYRSQHNDAIGPTKGGIRFHPDVTLDEVKALSMWMTFKCGVVGLPYGGGKGGVICDPRQMSKGEIERVSRAFMEAISDIVGPERDIPAPDVYTTPQIMGWMMDTYSKLRGHYTPGVITGKPIIIGGSQGRNAATAQGCVYTIQSALQDIGRPMEKATVAIQGFGNAGRIAARLLTDLGATIVAVSDSRGGIYDPNGLDLDRVEQLKDEATILDYGQDFHVSNEKLLELDVDILIPAALENVITKENAPRIKARIVAEAANGPTTPEADAILNQKGCIVIPDILANAGGVTVSYFEWVQNLMNYYWSEEEVLDKLQTNMVKSYEAVRDMANEYNTDLRTAAYMISLQRVTEAMRARGWV from the coding sequence ATGTTACAACGTGAACAAGCAGAAGTGCTAAACCCGTACGAAATCGTACAAAAGCAAATCGATGCGGCTGCGGCAAAATTACAGTTACCCGAGCATGTTACTGAACTATTGAAAAAACCGAAACGGGTATTATCGGTAAGCTTCCCTGTACGGATGGACGACGGTACGGTACGGATTTTTGACGGATATCGTTCCCAGCACAATGATGCTATCGGACCAACAAAAGGCGGCATCCGATTCCATCCGGACGTGACGCTGGACGAAGTCAAAGCATTATCGATGTGGATGACGTTCAAATGCGGCGTCGTTGGCCTGCCTTACGGCGGGGGCAAGGGCGGCGTCATTTGCGATCCTCGCCAAATGAGCAAAGGGGAAATTGAACGGGTCAGCCGCGCTTTCATGGAAGCCATCTCGGATATTGTAGGACCTGAACGGGACATTCCGGCTCCAGACGTATACACCACGCCGCAGATTATGGGCTGGATGATGGATACCTACAGCAAGCTGCGCGGACATTATACGCCGGGCGTCATTACAGGCAAACCGATTATTATCGGAGGCTCCCAAGGACGGAATGCAGCGACGGCCCAGGGCTGTGTATATACGATTCAATCGGCGCTTCAGGACATCGGCCGGCCGATGGAGAAGGCGACGGTAGCCATTCAAGGCTTCGGCAACGCCGGTCGCATTGCGGCTCGCCTGCTGACCGACCTCGGCGCGACTATCGTAGCCGTAAGCGACTCCCGCGGAGGAATCTACGATCCGAACGGACTCGATCTCGACCGCGTCGAGCAGTTGAAGGACGAAGCGACGATTCTGGACTATGGTCAAGATTTCCACGTTTCGAATGAGAAACTGCTTGAACTGGACGTCGACATCCTCATTCCGGCAGCATTGGAAAATGTCATCACGAAGGAAAATGCCCCTCGTATCAAAGCCCGCATCGTGGCGGAAGCAGCGAATGGCCCGACGACACCGGAGGCGGACGCCATCCTGAATCAAAAAGGCTGCATCGTCATTCCTGATATTTTGGCAAATGCCGGCGGCGTAACCGTATCCTACTTCGAATGGGTACAGAACTTGATGAACTACTACTGGAGCGAAGAGGAAGTCCTCGACAAGCTGCAGACGAATATGGTCAAGTCGTACGAAGCGGTGCGCGACATGGCCAATGAATACAATACGGACCTGCGTACGGCCGCATACATGATCTCGCTTCAACGCGTTACTGAAGCTATGCGAGCTCGCGGCTGGGTGTAA
- a CDS encoding SGNH/GDSL hydrolase family protein: MSSSVPKRTIQDGDVVLFQGDSITDAGRQRELSSHLGTGYAFMAAGLFQSMYPQLDVSFLNRGISGDRVRDLQARWEEDCLKLKPTWVSIYIGINDCWRRYTRQEETTAEQFESGYRDIIERTLKELEAQLVLVEPFVLPVPADRTQWREDLDPKIHIVRGLAREYGAYYVPLDGLFAQAAARRESPFWAPDGVHPTPAGHALIAKAWLEAVGAPAK; encoded by the coding sequence ATGAGTAGCTCAGTACCGAAGCGAACGATTCAAGATGGAGATGTGGTTCTGTTTCAAGGCGACAGCATCACGGATGCGGGCCGTCAGCGGGAATTGTCCTCCCATCTGGGCACAGGCTATGCCTTCATGGCGGCAGGTCTGTTCCAGAGCATGTACCCGCAGCTCGATGTCTCTTTCCTGAACCGGGGAATCAGCGGGGATCGGGTTCGCGATCTGCAGGCGCGCTGGGAGGAAGACTGCCTGAAGCTGAAGCCGACATGGGTCAGCATTTACATCGGCATTAACGATTGCTGGAGGCGCTATACCCGTCAGGAGGAGACGACGGCCGAGCAATTCGAGTCCGGATACCGCGATATTATTGAACGAACCTTGAAGGAGTTGGAAGCGCAGCTCGTGCTCGTCGAGCCGTTCGTGCTGCCGGTGCCGGCCGATCGAACGCAATGGCGGGAGGATCTGGATCCGAAAATTCATATCGTGCGAGGGCTTGCTCGGGAATACGGCGCTTACTATGTGCCGCTGGACGGTCTGTTCGCGCAGGCGGCCGCCCGCCGCGAATCGCCATTCTGGGCTCCGGACGGCGTTCATCCGACGCCCGCTGGCCACGCGCTGATCGCGAAGGCTTGGCTGGAAGCGGTAGGCGCTCCGGCAAAATAA
- a CDS encoding response regulator transcription factor, whose translation MTRILIVDDDKEIADLIEIYLRNEGYQLFKAHDGVEALSVLERDPVDLVILDIMMPKLDGMSVCLKIREKQAIPVLMLSAKAEDMDKIMGLMTGADDYMVKPFNPLELVARVKSLLRRTYQLNAHIQAGSEPAGVIRIQDLEINKATHSVRVNGQPIHLTSMEFEILYVMASNPGRVYSAEELYERVWQESFNGSHNTVAVHISKLRDKLEAHGEKYIQTVWGVGYKIEQALG comes from the coding sequence GTGACCCGCATTTTAATTGTGGATGACGATAAAGAAATTGCCGATTTAATCGAAATATATTTACGGAACGAAGGCTACCAACTGTTCAAGGCCCATGACGGGGTTGAGGCTTTGTCGGTGCTGGAGCGGGATCCGGTGGATCTGGTTATTTTGGATATCATGATGCCGAAGCTGGACGGGATGTCCGTCTGCCTGAAGATTCGGGAAAAGCAGGCGATACCGGTCCTTATGCTGAGCGCCAAGGCGGAGGACATGGACAAAATTATGGGGCTGATGACCGGCGCGGACGATTATATGGTGAAGCCGTTCAATCCGTTGGAGCTGGTGGCCCGCGTCAAATCGCTTCTTCGCCGCACTTATCAGTTGAACGCTCATATCCAGGCAGGCTCCGAGCCTGCCGGGGTCATTCGCATCCAGGATCTTGAGATTAACAAGGCGACGCATTCCGTACGGGTGAACGGGCAGCCTATCCATTTAACCTCGATGGAATTCGAAATCCTCTATGTAATGGCAAGCAATCCAGGAAGAGTATACAGCGCGGAAGAACTGTACGAACGGGTATGGCAGGAGAGCTTCAACGGCTCCCACAATACAGTAGCGGTGCATATCAGCAAGCTCCGGGACAAGCTGGAGGCCCATGGAGAGAAATATATACAGACCGTATGGGGAGTAGGGTATAAGATTGAACAAGCATTGGGCTAA
- a CDS encoding sensor histidine kinase: MNKHWAKSIRWKLLFRFALTLLLTFMSLVLLMFAAGVLRELKEPVTYRIINFLAFGLGVVPTMVIAGIILFILFYVLLNRQLIGSLERITETVQHIADGDFDQRCNITTDDEIGRLAKNIDIMVYQLKTSIEEERLAERTKNELITSVSHDLRTPLTSILGYLGLVEQDRYRDEVELRHYIHIAYEKAERLNVMINDLFEYTRMNGGMTLRTKPMNVSEMAGQLCVHYRYPMEQAGLTLQMSSNTDKCWVNADPDKLVRVFDNLLSNAMHYAYSGSVVELHLRQDEDKVEIIVKNAGDPIPSQDLPHIFDRFYRVEKSRSVKTGGSGLGLAIAKTIIELHGGTIRAESSPQATLFTIELPRIAPPDPAYKSQADGLSGQGGATNVPD; this comes from the coding sequence TTGAACAAGCATTGGGCTAAAAGTATCCGTTGGAAGCTGCTCTTCAGGTTTGCGCTGACCCTGCTTCTTACCTTTATGAGCCTTGTATTGCTCATGTTCGCCGCCGGCGTGCTACGGGAGCTGAAGGAGCCTGTCACATACCGCATCATCAATTTCTTGGCGTTTGGGCTGGGCGTCGTGCCGACGATGGTGATTGCGGGCATCATCCTCTTTATCCTCTTTTATGTGCTGCTGAATCGCCAGCTGATCGGCAGTCTCGAGCGGATTACAGAGACGGTGCAGCATATTGCGGATGGGGATTTCGATCAGAGGTGCAATATTACGACAGATGACGAGATTGGGCGTCTGGCCAAAAACATTGATATCATGGTCTACCAATTGAAGACCTCTATTGAGGAAGAACGGCTGGCGGAACGGACGAAGAACGAACTGATTACGAGCGTATCCCATGATTTGCGGACGCCGCTTACTTCAATTCTCGGTTATTTGGGGCTGGTCGAGCAGGACCGTTACCGCGATGAAGTGGAGCTTCGGCATTATATTCATATTGCCTATGAGAAGGCCGAGAGGCTGAATGTCATGATTAACGATTTGTTCGAATATACGCGGATGAACGGCGGCATGACTTTACGGACCAAGCCGATGAACGTGTCTGAGATGGCTGGCCAGTTGTGCGTTCACTACCGCTACCCGATGGAGCAGGCCGGACTGACCCTTCAAATGAGCAGCAATACGGACAAATGCTGGGTTAACGCCGATCCCGACAAACTGGTGCGCGTGTTCGACAACCTGCTGTCCAATGCGATGCACTATGCATACAGCGGCAGCGTAGTGGAGCTTCATCTTCGCCAAGATGAAGACAAGGTGGAGATTATCGTCAAAAATGCGGGTGACCCTATCCCGAGCCAAGATTTGCCGCATATCTTCGACCGCTTCTATCGCGTCGAAAAATCACGATCCGTGAAAACCGGCGGTTCCGGACTCGGCCTTGCAATTGCCAAGACGATTATCGAGCTTCACGGCGGAACTATCCGCGCCGAGAGCTCGCCTCAGGCAACGCTGTTCACTATCGAGCTTCCGCGAATCGCTCCGCCTGATCCCGCTTATAAGAGCCAAGCAGACGGCTTGTCCGGGCAAGGAGGAGCAACTAATGTACCTGACTAA
- a CDS encoding transposase, which produces MKGWTNVGSLEELMDRFPTDDSCIPALFELKWPHGYRCPTCHHIRAYVIRTRRLPLYECSACQRQTSLTAGTILEGSRTSLRKWIVAIWLVSRRDAGINAVRLSSIIEVTYKTAWAMLHKIRTAISCADEQEQLEYNVHGFIAYYGSSRQYSCFELTAQEYPLIVAASLGPDDKEQEYKMKLVNRQHMSGKLLLPRGCADFTEQHVCPLAGAVSIIRQRFRVKHNSPLYTVFRRAKRWLCDTFRGISGKYLQRYLDEFCYRENAAARHATGWGNLGEICFARNGARERYLNRTTTLRGQSRYLAAA; this is translated from the coding sequence ATGAAAGGCTGGACAAACGTGGGTTCGTTGGAGGAGTTGATGGATCGGTTCCCTACAGATGATTCATGTATTCCTGCCCTGTTCGAGCTGAAATGGCCTCATGGCTACCGCTGCCCGACCTGCCATCATATCCGTGCCTATGTCATCCGGACACGTCGCCTCCCATTGTACGAATGCAGCGCTTGCCAGCGCCAGACCTCCCTGACTGCGGGCACGATTCTGGAAGGCAGCAGAACCTCTCTGCGGAAGTGGATAGTTGCGATATGGCTCGTCTCACGTCGGGATGCAGGAATCAATGCGGTGAGACTAAGCTCTATTATTGAAGTCACCTACAAAACGGCATGGGCGATGCTCCATAAAATTCGCACTGCGATTAGCTGTGCTGATGAGCAAGAACAGCTCGAGTATAACGTTCATGGCTTTATCGCCTATTACGGCAGCAGCCGCCAATATTCCTGTTTCGAACTGACGGCACAGGAATATCCCCTTATCGTGGCAGCCTCGCTGGGCCCCGATGATAAGGAGCAGGAGTATAAAATGAAACTGGTCAACCGGCAGCACATGTCCGGCAAGCTGTTGCTTCCTAGGGGGTGCGCTGACTTTACTGAACAACATGTATGTCCCCTGGCCGGCGCAGTTTCTATTATCCGTCAGCGGTTTCGCGTCAAGCACAATAGCCCCCTTTATACGGTATTCCGTCGAGCAAAACGTTGGCTGTGCGATACGTTCCGCGGAATCAGCGGGAAGTACCTGCAGCGATATTTGGATGAATTTTGTTACCGGGAAAATGCAGCCGCCCGCCACGCAACCGGATGGGGCAATTTAGGTGAGATATGCTTTGCCAGGAACGGGGCGAGGGAACGTTATTTGAATCGGACAACCACATTACGGGGCCAATCTCGTTATCTGGCCGCTGCATGA
- a CDS encoding D-alanyl-D-alanine carboxypeptidase family protein, with translation MRAVEKKRWVLLGVVMAVGVWFWAQPAALGVKQFLKSALTELRPDTDNPLFAHYELGAEAAIVIDQDTGKVLFFKNDQERKAPASTTKMMTALLGLERKQGNETVEVGEEVLLKEPGESTAGLWPGQQISWYQLIEALMLPSGNDAARTIAVQIGREASGDPDMSIDEAMEVFIRLMNERAEELGLRNTHFNNPHGLNDPDHYSSAYDLALIAQEAMKNKHFRAIVRTTYAEVTPASVGAQGDVSGLVNRNQLLQKGSEYYYEGATGIKTGFTDEAGYCLVSSAVRDGRHLIAVVLHSTSNKVWKDSHKLLDFGFGQLD, from the coding sequence ATGAGAGCAGTTGAGAAGAAGCGGTGGGTGTTGTTGGGAGTGGTTATGGCCGTAGGAGTATGGTTTTGGGCGCAGCCGGCGGCTTTGGGGGTTAAGCAATTTTTGAAGAGTGCCCTGACTGAATTGCGGCCGGACACGGATAATCCGTTGTTCGCGCATTATGAGTTGGGAGCAGAGGCGGCGATCGTCATTGATCAGGATACGGGGAAGGTGCTCTTTTTCAAGAATGATCAGGAACGGAAGGCGCCTGCCAGCACGACGAAAATGATGACGGCGCTGCTTGGTCTGGAGCGGAAGCAGGGGAATGAGACGGTGGAAGTGGGCGAGGAGGTTCTTCTTAAGGAGCCGGGGGAGAGCACGGCCGGGCTGTGGCCGGGTCAGCAGATTTCCTGGTATCAGTTGATTGAAGCGCTGATGCTTCCATCCGGCAATGATGCGGCGCGAACGATCGCGGTTCAGATTGGACGCGAGGCAAGCGGCGATCCGGATATGAGCATTGATGAAGCGATGGAGGTGTTCATCCGCTTGATGAATGAACGGGCCGAGGAGTTGGGGCTGCGCAATACTCATTTCAACAATCCGCACGGTCTGAACGATCCCGATCATTACAGCTCGGCGTATGATTTGGCGCTTATTGCCCAGGAGGCGATGAAGAACAAGCATTTCCGTGCAATTGTCCGCACGACGTATGCGGAGGTGACCCCTGCCTCGGTGGGAGCGCAGGGCGATGTGTCGGGATTGGTCAATCGCAATCAGCTGCTGCAAAAAGGGAGTGAATATTATTATGAAGGAGCCACTGGGATAAAGACCGGCTTCACGGATGAGGCGGGGTATTGTCTCGTGTCATCGGCGGTGCGGGATGGTCGTCATCTGATTGCCGTCGTGCTCCATTCCACAAGCAATAAGGTATGGAAGGACTCGCACAAGCTGCTTGATTTCGGATTCGGTCAACTGGATTGA
- a CDS encoding glycoside hydrolase family 130 protein: MSQLKILGPDIPNMPWEERPAGHKEVLWRYSNNPVIPRDLLPNSNSIFNSAVVPFEGGFAGVFRCDDKCRYMRLHAGFSKDGLNWDINPEPIKFQCDDPEIGNFIEGYDPRVCWIEDRFYVTWCNIYHGPTIGVAYTYDFKTFHQLENAFLPYNRNGVMFPRKINGKYAMVSRPSDTGHTPFGDIFYSESPDLEHWGHHRHVMAPMGGWQSKKIGAGPIPIETSEGWLMIYHGVLNSCNGFVYAFGAALLDLEQPWKVLYRSEPYLLQPSTLYECVGDVPNVAFPCASLVDAATGRIAIYYGAADTVTAIAFGYVDEIIDFVKNNSRVE, from the coding sequence ATGAGCCAATTGAAGATTCTCGGTCCGGATATCCCGAACATGCCGTGGGAAGAGCGGCCAGCAGGCCATAAAGAGGTGTTGTGGCGCTATAGCAACAACCCGGTCATCCCGCGTGATTTGCTGCCTAATTCCAACAGTATTTTCAACAGCGCCGTCGTTCCTTTCGAAGGCGGCTTTGCAGGCGTCTTCCGCTGCGATGACAAATGCCGTTACATGCGGCTTCATGCCGGCTTCAGCAAAGACGGCCTGAACTGGGACATCAACCCGGAACCAATCAAGTTCCAATGCGACGATCCGGAGATCGGCAACTTCATCGAAGGCTACGATCCGCGCGTATGCTGGATCGAAGACCGCTTCTATGTTACCTGGTGCAACATTTACCACGGGCCGACAATCGGTGTCGCTTACACGTACGATTTCAAGACATTCCATCAGCTTGAAAATGCATTCTTGCCATACAACCGCAACGGGGTTATGTTCCCGCGCAAAATTAACGGCAAATATGCCATGGTGAGCCGTCCATCCGACACGGGCCATACTCCATTCGGCGATATCTTCTACAGCGAGAGCCCGGATCTGGAGCACTGGGGACATCACCGCCATGTCATGGCGCCAATGGGCGGATGGCAGAGCAAGAAGATTGGCGCAGGCCCAATCCCAATCGAGACAAGCGAAGGCTGGCTGATGATCTACCACGGCGTGCTCAACTCCTGCAACGGCTTTGTGTACGCATTTGGCGCCGCGCTGCTTGACTTGGAGCAACCATGGAAAGTCCTGTACCGCAGCGAGCCATACCTGCTGCAACCATCCACCTTGTACGAATGCGTCGGCGACGTTCCGAACGTTGCATTCCCATGCGCTTCGCTCGTGGATGCCGCTACTGGCCGCATTGCAATTTACTACGGCGCAGCCGATACAGTAACAGCAATTGCCTTCGGTTATGTAGACGAGATCATCGACTTCGTTAAAAACAACTCCCGCGTGGAGTAA
- a CDS encoding LacI family DNA-binding transcriptional regulator, giving the protein MSHKTKVTQQHIADALGLSRNTVSKALNNDPGLREDTKRRVLQKAVELGYMKIHHELASSETYAAENRLVALLTHSDYMGNPYWMSFLKGLNATLKEAGCTLTMTIVDMEEERQLLLPGLFHQQKPAGVITIGPFLREYYEMIASTGTASLFIDTHADYKPGDLKCDILLADNKHSVYKLTSKLIEQGHRNIGFVGDIGSCLSYRERWEGFQLALREHGMEADEQYCIINRMQRHYYTVTELREEFHAMKRQPTAFVCENDAIALEMMTIIRQAGLSIPGDIALTGFDNIAESILIQPSLTTVHVPKEEMGMRAGDQIVWRMKHPKRPHEMIRLDVEIMWRES; this is encoded by the coding sequence ATGTCACATAAAACGAAAGTTACTCAGCAGCATATCGCCGACGCCCTGGGCCTGTCCCGGAACACGGTATCCAAAGCCCTCAACAACGACCCCGGTCTGCGTGAAGACACGAAGCGGCGCGTCCTGCAAAAGGCGGTCGAGCTCGGTTATATGAAGATTCATCATGAACTGGCCTCCTCCGAGACTTACGCCGCGGAGAACCGGCTTGTTGCGCTGCTGACCCATTCGGATTATATGGGCAATCCTTATTGGATGTCCTTCCTGAAGGGGCTGAATGCAACGCTGAAGGAAGCAGGCTGCACGTTGACGATGACCATCGTCGATATGGAGGAAGAGCGCCAGCTTCTCCTTCCGGGACTCTTTCACCAGCAGAAGCCGGCGGGAGTCATCACGATCGGGCCGTTCCTCCGCGAATATTACGAGATGATCGCCTCTACCGGAACGGCATCCCTGTTCATCGATACGCATGCCGATTATAAGCCCGGCGATTTGAAATGCGACATTTTGCTGGCCGACAACAAGCACAGCGTCTATAAGCTGACGAGCAAGCTTATCGAGCAAGGCCACCGGAATATCGGCTTCGTGGGAGATATCGGCTCGTGCCTGAGCTACCGTGAGCGCTGGGAAGGCTTCCAGCTCGCCTTAAGGGAGCACGGCATGGAAGCGGATGAGCAATACTGCATCATCAACCGCATGCAGCGCCATTATTACACGGTGACGGAACTGCGGGAAGAATTTCACGCCATGAAGCGGCAACCGACTGCCTTCGTCTGCGAGAACGACGCTATCGCGCTTGAGATGATGACTATTATTCGCCAAGCGGGGCTCAGCATCCCGGGCGATATCGCATTGACCGGCTTCGACAATATCGCGGAATCGATACTGATACAGCCGTCCCTGACGACCGTGCATGTCCCTAAGGAGGAAATGGGCATGCGGGCAGGCGACCAAATCGTATGGAGAATGAAGCATCCGAAGCGGCCGCACGAGATGATCCGGCTCGATGTCGAGATTATGTGGCGGGAGTCGTAA